One genomic segment of Heliomicrobium undosum includes these proteins:
- a CDS encoding radical SAM protein, whose translation MIIPIFIPQLGCPGRCLYCSQEGLTGEAGLPGPERVDETVRLYLGSRMNAGPAAFAGAVVKGEVHEIAFFGGSFTLLPGDIQERLLAAAQRWLGREGIGGLRLSTRPDGIDRATVERLRHYGVTVVEVGAQSMHAPILERTGRGHGPADTVRAVDLLRRAGVQVGIHLMTGLPGDDEAGALSSLQECLWLKPDFLRIHPTLVLKESPLERLWRAGAYRPWGWGRMLRLLSRMAALCACHRVPVVRWGLMPGELCDRATLAGPASPSLGEWVRRYLAYRYTLANVAALLAGGGSGLRSGACCCHLIVPPQDLSLVTGHRQWLLRQVNAAVPLTISGVTPLDESGARVRSTGVMPFQGDWRLACEGRTLCHFDLEAFISALRDQT comes from the coding sequence GTGATCATCCCTATTTTTATCCCCCAGTTGGGCTGCCCCGGCCGCTGCCTCTACTGCAGCCAGGAGGGGCTGACAGGGGAAGCAGGACTGCCGGGACCGGAGCGTGTCGATGAGACGGTCCGGCTCTACTTGGGCAGCCGGATGAATGCCGGGCCTGCTGCATTTGCCGGGGCTGTAGTGAAGGGGGAGGTTCACGAGATCGCCTTTTTCGGCGGCTCCTTCACCTTGCTCCCCGGTGATATCCAGGAGCGTCTGCTGGCTGCGGCCCAGCGGTGGCTCGGCAGGGAGGGGATCGGTGGGCTGCGGCTGTCGACGCGACCGGACGGCATCGACAGGGCGACGGTGGAACGCCTGCGCCATTATGGGGTGACCGTGGTGGAGGTAGGCGCCCAGTCCATGCATGCCCCGATCCTGGAGAGGACCGGCCGGGGGCACGGTCCCGCCGATACGGTCCGGGCGGTGGACCTGTTGCGCCGGGCTGGGGTGCAGGTCGGCATTCACCTGATGACCGGGTTGCCGGGTGATGACGAGGCCGGTGCTTTGTCGTCGCTTCAGGAGTGTCTCTGGCTAAAACCCGATTTTTTGCGCATCCATCCCACCCTTGTCTTGAAAGAGAGCCCGCTGGAACGCCTGTGGCGGGCTGGGGCATACCGACCCTGGGGGTGGGGGCGGATGTTGCGCTTATTGTCGCGCATGGCGGCCCTCTGCGCCTGTCACCGCGTTCCGGTGGTCCGGTGGGGGCTCATGCCTGGCGAACTGTGCGACCGGGCGACCCTGGCGGGTCCCGCGTCACCTAGCCTCGGCGAATGGGTGAGGCGCTATCTGGCCTACCGGTACACGCTGGCCAACGTGGCTGCTCTTCTTGCCGGCGGCGGTAGCGGTCTGCGTTCCGGCGCCTGTTGTTGCCACTTGATTGTCCCGCCGCAGGATCTCTCCCTGGTCACCGGTCACCGGCAATGGCTCCTGCGACAGGTTAACGCCGCTGTTCCCTTGACGATTTCAGGCGTGACGCCACTGGATGAGTCGGGCGCTCGCGTCCGTTCCACCGGTGTGATGCCCTTTCAAGGGGATTGGCGGTTAGCCTGCGAGGGACGGACACTGTGTCATTTTGACCTGGAGGCGTTTATATCTGCATTGCGGGATCAAACATGA
- a CDS encoding stage V sporulation protein S has protein sequence MEGLKVSAQSNPKSVAGALAAILREKGRAEIQAVGAGAVNQAIKAIAIARGFVAPNGINLITIPAFVEIAIDGEERTAIKFIVEPR, from the coding sequence ATGGAAGGACTCAAAGTATCGGCGCAATCCAATCCCAAATCGGTAGCTGGAGCATTGGCCGCCATCCTCCGTGAGAAAGGTCGGGCCGAGATTCAGGCGGTGGGGGCTGGGGCCGTTAATCAGGCGATCAAGGCCATCGCCATCGCCCGGGGTTTTGTCGCTCCGAACGGCATCAATCTGATCACCATCCCTGCCTTTGTGGAGATCGCCATCGATGGGGAAGAACGGACGGCCATCAAGTTCATCGTTGAGCCTCGGTAA